One genomic window of Lepeophtheirus salmonis chromosome 5, UVic_Lsal_1.4, whole genome shotgun sequence includes the following:
- the LOC121119002 gene encoding riboflavin transporter 2 yields the protein MLFVRNRNTLVDLLIILFGISSWISINGLWVELPLMVNVLPENWNLPSYLVVIVQLANVGPILYSILRWKMNVNNSYSIYFVLTIGVLASFIMIYIWDKTVNILGVAHSLGLFIPIFLLSLVDCTSSVLYFPYIGTFKSIYLNSFLMGEGLSGFIPSIIALLQGIGQTKCEKLYNETTQEWVTSIVTEAPNFSVEIFFFFLFGMMLISLASFMALDLSPFARSEKLSESEVSSIIQNSESYENHGTLPQSPPIEIVERSYNNKEIFFLLGIQGFINFFSNGVLPSIQSYSCLPYGNHIFHFVVTAGSTLGPTVAFLGHFFSYKSLKIIVGCVIFGTIMMGFIFASATYSPSTMFDPSISGPLVVMFWILNGLSFSFSKIEIAGICRDIENSKYLFWYGALTQIGSALGALISFLMVNVFQVFTAAESLVC from the exons atgttatttgtaCGCAATCGTAATACCCTGGTAGACTTACTTATTATTCTCTTTGGAATAAGTTCATGGATATCCATAAATGGACTATGGGTGGAACTTCCCTTAATGGTCAATGTCTTACCAGAAAATTGGAATTTACCCTCTTATCTCGTAGTTATTGTTCAACTAGCCAATGTGGGTCCAATACTCTACTCTATTCTTCGGTGGAAGATGAATGTCAATAATTCCTATAgtatttactttgttttaaCTATTGGAGTACTTGCCTCATTTATCATGATTTATATTTGGGACAAAACGGTCAATATCCTAGGAGTAGCTCATAGCTTAGGACTTTTCATCCCTATATTTTTGTTATCCTTGGTAGACTGCACATCTtcagttttatattttccatacaTCGGTACTTTTAAATCGATTTACCTAAACTCTTTTCTTATGGGAGAAGGATTGAGCGGATTCATTCCAAGTATTATTGCTTTGTTACAAGGAATTGGACAAACtaaatgtgaaaaattatataatgagaCCACACAAGAATGGGTTACAAGTATTGTGACTGAGGCTCCAAACTTTTCAGtcgaaatatttttcttctttttatttggaATGATGTTAATAAGCCTTGCTTCTTTTATGGCGTTGGACTTGTCACCATTTGCTCGAAGTGAAAAACTATCTGAATCTGAAGTGAGttctattattcaaaattcagAGTCTTATGAGAATCACGGGACTTTACCTCAGTCTCCACCAATTGAAATAGTTGAGAGGAGTTAcaataataaggaaatttttttcttactcggAATTCAAGGatttatcaatttcttttcaaatggtGTTCTGCCTTCAATTCAATCATACTCGTGCTTGCCTTATGGTAatcatattttccattttgtGGTTACTGCTGGATCTACATTAGGCCCAACAGTTGCATTTttaggtcattttttttcttataaaagccTTAAAATCATTGTTGGTTGTGTGATTTTTGGCACAATAATGATGGGATTCATTTTTGCATCTGCGACATACAGTCCTTCCACCATGTTTGATCCATCTATTTCAGGACCATTAGTT GTGATGTTTTGGATATTGAACGGTTTATCTTTTAGTTTCTCTAAGATTGAAATTGCTGGTATATGTAGAGATATcgaaaattctaaatatttattttggtacgGCGCTTTGACACAAATTGGCTCTGCACTGGGTGCCTTAATTTCTTTCCTAATGGTCAATGTATTTCAAGTTTTTACTGCTGCAGAGTCTTTAGTTTGTTGa
- the Mettl4 gene encoding N(6)-adenine-specific methyltransferase METTL4 yields the protein MGCSMSITHTFEYGWIISHEKYINEIYGPKYIFKNLFRVLTPFRMDQEAKRLALNRPSKQKGQKRPSQNVIETPEIVQKTIDLLASDLRTQFASLPTDPKVIADNNQQVRDLVVSLESNEIFHDLHLYENTAGTVSICGENLLPPKSAYCRTDIRYIESVLQGRHFDVVLLDPPWENKHIKRSKSYISMSNKDIFDSIDINKLLSPIGVCIIWCTSSKRHQSEAIKWIKDSGLYLLTTYYWLKVTCSGELVHSVKKKPSYELVFIASKLLKKIESRVIISIPSSVHSHKPPLTQILKDSDLPWTNGLEIFGRYCLPNWTTIGNQALKLQNIRYYNEN from the exons atGGGTTGTAGCATGTCCATTACACATACTTTTGAATATGGGTGGATCATTTCTCATGAAaagtatattaatgaaatctatggaccaaaatacatatttaagaacCTATTTCGGGTTCTAACTCCTTTTCGAATGGATCAAGAGGCAAAACGACTAGCTCTTAATAGGCCTAGTAAACAAAAGGGACAAAAAAGGCCATCTCAGAATGTAATTGAGACTCcagaaattgttcaaaaaactaTTGACTTATTGGCGAGTGATTTAAGAACTCAATTTGCCTCTTTGCCTACAGACCCAAAAGTTATAGCCGATAATAATCAACAGGTCCGTGATTTGGTCGTGTCGTTGGAATCTAATGAAATTTTCCATGATCTTCATTTGTATGAAAATACGGCTGGAACAGTTTCTATCTGTGGTGAAAATCTTTTACCACCAAAATCAGCTTATTGCCGAACGGATATCAGATATATTGAATCTGTATTGCAGG gaagaCATTTTGATGTTGTCTTATTAGATCCTCCATgggaaaataaacatattaagcGCTCAAAGTCCTACATTTCTATGAGCAATAAAGATATATTCGATTCTATAGATATAAACAAATTACTCTCACCCATTGGGGTTTGTATCATATGGTGTACTTCTTCGAAAAGACATCAATCAGAGGCAATAAAATGGATCAAAGACTCAGGATTATATCTACTTACTACCTATTATTGGCTTAAAGTTACTTGTAGTGGAGAACTCGTTCATTCAGTTAAAAAGAAACCTTCTTACGAACTAGTGTTTATTGcctcaaaattattgaaaaaaattgaatctcgTGTCATAATAAGCATTCCCTCTTCTGTACACTCTCACAAACCACCTCTTACTCAAATTTTAAAGGATTCAGATCTTCCTTGGACTAATGGCCTAGAAATATTTGGAAGATACTGTTTACCTAATTGGACTACTATAGGAAATCAAGCCTTAAAGCTTCAAAATATTcgatattataatgaaaattag